The sequence below is a genomic window from Rissa tridactyla isolate bRisTri1 chromosome 20, bRisTri1.patW.cur.20221130, whole genome shotgun sequence.
gggtcagagggaaggggggggcggcagggcccacagcagcacagggtgctgggggggggggggtcagagggaaggggggggcagcagggcccaCAGCTGcacggggtgctggggggggcgcgggggtggGGTAACGGGGTGCACAGGGATGGGGTAAAGGGGTGCACAGGGGGTTGGAGGGGTGcacggggtgctggggggggcactggggttTCGAGGGGTGCATGGAGCCCCACgggtgctgggaggggggcagagggaagggagtggggtgcagcagggagcacagagcagtgctggggggcgggagggggggggcagtAGGGCCCACAGCTGCACGGGGTGCTGCGGGTGCACAGGGGTGGGAGTAATCGTGCAAAAAGCacggcagggtgctgggggtgcacggggaaagggggtggtggggtgcACAGGGCAGCCGAGGGGTGCACGGAGCCATAGAGGGCGCTGGGGGCGCATGGAGCAgcgcggggggctgggggtagatggggatggggtggaatAGGGTGCAAAGGGCAgcgcggggtgctgggggggcatgGGGACGGGATAGCGGTGCAAAAAGCAgtacagggtgctgggggtgcacagGGATAGGGGGGTAATAGGGTGCACAGGGATTTTGAGGGGTACACGGTGCCACACAGGGTACTGGGGGGGCacggggaagggagaggggtgCAGCGGGgtgcacagagcagcacagcgtgctgggggggcacaaggaAGGGGGTAACAGGGTGCATAGAGCATCAGAGGGCGCACAGGGGTTTTGAGGGGTGCACGGACCCACaaggggtgctggggctgcacagGGATGGGGGTAACAGGGTGCATTGGGGTTTCAGGGGGTGCATGGAGCCATacggggtgctgggggtgcccagggaAAGGGATGACAGGGTGCGCAGGGCAGTCGAAGGGTGCACAGAACCATGCAAGGtgctgggggtgcagagggaAGGGGGTAACAGGGTGTGCAGGGGTGTTGAGGGGTGCATAGAGCCATACGGGGTGcagagggagagggatggggtgcagtggggtgcaCAGAGCAgtacagggtgctgggggtgcacagggatggggggggagTGGTGCAAAAGGCAGCACGTGGtgctgggggtgcagagggaAGGGGGTAACGGCGCACAGGGCAGTCGAGGGGTGCAGGGAGCcacacagggtgctgggggtgcaggtggagggggatggggtgcagtggggtgcaCAGGACACCCAGGGGCCTTGGATGCACAGGATGGGGGtcagggctgcagctgggtgcatgcagctctgcagagggtgCTGGGGCCAAGGTTTGGGTGCTGGGGCCAGATTTTGGGTGCTGGGGCCAGGTTTGCAGGGGTCCTAggcacctccagggacaggggaCCTTGCAGCCACCTCTCCATGTGTCCCTGTCCCTCCGCAGGCCTCCCGTCCGCTGCCACCCTGGCGCTGCGCTGCATGGATGGCGTTTTCCTCTCGCCCAACGAGGATGAGTTCGTGGGCAGGATCGCGGAGGAGCTGGAGCAGTTCATGCAGCAGGGGCAGCACCACAGGTGGGTGCCCTTCCACGATTGATGTGGAGGGGTCTTTGCGTGGGGTGACCTGCTCCTCGCTGGTGCACGCAGTCCCTGGGCGATGGCAGATGTCACTCCAGGAGCGGTGGCACATTGTGACGCTTGTCTGCGTTTTTGCATCAGTGAAAAACGCTGGAGCGGCAGCGTTTGGAGTctggctggctgcagagctccagccTGGCCCGGAGCATCCCGAGGATCGGCGTGGGGTTTCTGCCATGCCCACTTTGCTGTTCGCACTCGGTCAGACAGAGCTGTTTGGGACGCTGGTGGCTTTTGCGCCAGCCCCGCTGGTCACTAGTCAGCCCCGTGAGTTAGAATGAACAGTTTCGTAATCAAACTGCTCCGTTTCCCCTCTCTGCTGAGGGCTTCCTGCGCACCGGATCCTCCTCCACGGCAGCGATCTCCGTCGCCTTGGAATGCTGCGTCGTTTTTCTTTGGCCAGGCTGGATTTAACTGGACCCAGTCCCTGGTCCAGTGACCTTTGAAGCCCTTGAAATGGCCAAAAAGAGGGTGTCAGACAGGAGCAGGGGTGGGATCACTTAGTTCAGCTTCCTGCCAGCTTGTAATGACTTCAAATAtttgtttcattgctttttttacaaaaagtttGGCAGAGAAAGTACCTGTGCTATTGTAAAATGTTCAGAAACGGAAGCAGAATTGTAAAAATGTGTCTAAATGTAAATGTACGTGGTGTTTATTCATCCATTCATGTTCTTTTAGTTGCTGTTTTCTGGAGCGCAGTCAGACTGGGAGGAAGGGGACCCCTAAGAGCCTTCTGCTGGTGTTTCCAGACATTCCCAGCACGGATACAGGCAGGGATGAGAGTCCCAGCTGCCCCCGCTTCCAGTGCTATGCACGAAGTGAGCGTGTCTGTCTGGGTATCTAGGATGGAGAAGGGATTTTGGCTCTTTAATACCAGAAAATCCTGCTTGCCTTTTGGGCTTGGATTTAAACCCTCCACTGGGAATGACTTGGGGAGGAGACGTTAATAAATTCTTGCTCTGGTCCTGTCCTTTTCCTTCCTGGGTGTTGCTGATGCCCCCGAACCCCTCTCTCTTCTCAGGGTGCTCCTGTTCCCCCCTCTGTCCAGTCGCCTCAGGTACCTGATCCACCGGACCGTGGACAATGTGGATTTGTTGAGCAGCTTTTCTGtgggagaaggatggaggaggaggacggtCATCTGTCACTCGGCTGTAAGGTACGGTGCGGTGGATGTGACAGTGTTTCTCTTTCTGTGGCCGTGGGGTTTTTGTTCAAGCTTATGAGCATGAAGTTTGCACGGTGCTTCTCCGCAAAGAGAAGGGTGTCTGTTCCTGGTATTATCCAGTTATTAAGGAAGCAAAGGTGCTTTTTTTATCCCTATCTGCTGACTTCTGTGTGGATTTgatgcttttcctcctctctctcttttacaAATGTCATGTTCATAGAATcttggaatggtttgggtgggaagggaccttaaagcccacccagtgccaccccccgccctgggcagggacacctcccaccagcccaggttgctccaagccccggccaacctggccttgaacccctccagggatggggcagccacagcttctctgggcaacctgggccaggggctcacccccctcacagcaaacaatttcttccccagatctcatctcagtctcccctctgtcagtgtaaaacccttccccctcgtcccatggctcccctccctgctccagagtccctccccagctttcctggagcccctttagggcctggaaggggctccaaggtctccccggagccttctcttctccaggctgaacccccccagctctctcagcctgtccccccagcagaggggctccagcccccccagcatctccagggcctcctctcaTGTTACTTGGGTTTCTCTTCTCCCCACTCACACCGTGGTGTTCTCTTGGTCCCAGGCTGCCCAGCGAGACCAACGACCAAAAACCCAGCAACAACCCACCGAGACCCCACCGCCCTCCGCagccgtggggccgggggggccgagGCGGCAGGCTGCGGCACGGCGGGGAGGTGCACAATGACAACACCCGAGCCTGCGTGGGGTCTGGAAGGATAAAAAGGCCACCCTGGAAGAAACCGGATAAAGCCCTGTACGTCCCCAAGGCGATGCGGAAGAAGGCGGAAtggggggagcaggagagcccggTGGTGGCTGTCACCGAGTCAGGTGGGGACGTGGCACGAGAAGAAGAGATCTGCCCTAAAGCTTCAGCCGGGGACGCCCAGGAGGAGCTGGGTCAGACTGAAGGCAGCCCCGGCGATGTCCCCATGGCCCTTGGCAAGCAACAGGAGCTTGGCGAAGAGTGCGTTTCAGGAAAAAGTAACGCTGGCAGAAACGATGAATGTCCTCCATGCTGTATGGATGTCCCGTCATCAGAGAACAGGAATGATTTCTCCGGGCAGGAAAGTCAGGATAAAGACTGTTCAGgttccctttcttctctgcacAATAAAAACCCAACTGAAGCAGAAGAGCAAGACCAGAGCTGCAACACTGCCACGCCAGAAGGCAGCAAAATCCCCTGCCAGCTGCGAGCTGAAGACCAaaccagccaggatgccggcatgGTGGAGTGCGGCACAAACTCCTCCCTATCGGAAAGTTGCGTCAGTAACTGCTGTACGGACCCGGCTGCGGCAGAGTCGAGCGTGACGTTGCTGGTGCTGGAAAACCAAGATAAGAGCTGCGCCGCTGCCAAGAGACCGGAGAGCGGCAGATACGTGTCACCGTCTGAAGACCAGGGCGAGGACTCTGTGAATGCCGGCACGGCAGA
It includes:
- the R3HCC1 gene encoding R3H and coiled-coil domain-containing protein 1 isoform X1, giving the protein MDGVFLSPNEDEFVGRIAEELEQFMQQGQHHRVLLFPPLSSRLRYLIHRTVDNVDLLSSFSVGEGWRRRTVICHSAVRLPSETNDQKPSNNPPRPHRPPQPWGRGGRGGRLRHGGEVHNDNTRACVGSGRIKRPPWKKPDKALYVPKAMRKKAEWGEQESPVVAVTESGGDVAREEEICPKASAGDAQEELGQTEGSPGDVPMALGKQQELGEECVSGKSNAGRNDECPPCCMDVPSSENRNDFSGQESQDKDCSGSLSSLHNKNPTEAEEQDQSCNTATPEGSKIPCQLRAEDQTSQDAGMVECGTNSSLSESCVSNCCTDPAAAESSVTLLVLENQDKSCAAAKRPESGRYVSPSEDQGEDSVNAGTAEGSGSFSQPESQDQECPSVAHVERNQNPPEAQNEPLPTPVPVRGANPSAPEDRSERWVGAPGQSPSGKVPVADEEEKERSGLADALWRELHLSAGNKEESAAIRGQSGLEDDCTAELLAEIVGYLTVKDISIEKISIDYSSYGEAQLGEGDFGHVTEIYDFSPSLKTENLLEALADFHESGFKIQWVDDTHALGIFSSPSAASQALGRRYPSLKIRPLIHATKQSKIKALQRPKLLHLAKERPQTDTAVAKRLVTRALGLKHKQQDGSGTEALLPENLDQEE
- the R3HCC1 gene encoding R3H and coiled-coil domain-containing protein 1 isoform X2: MDGVFLSPNEDEFVGRIAEELEQFMQQGQHHRVLLFPPLSSRLRYLIHRTVDNVDLLSSFSVGEGWRRRTVICHSAVRLPSETNDQKPSNNPPRPHRPPQPWGRGGRGGRLRHGGEVHNDNTRACVGSGRIKRPPWKKPDKALYVPKAMRKKAEWGEQESPVVAVTESGGDVAREEEICPKASAGDAQEELGQTEGSPGDVPMALGKQQELGEECVSGKSNAGRNDECPPCCMDVPSSENRNDFSGQESQDKDCSGSLSSLHNKNPTEAEEQDQSCNTATPEGSKIPCQLRAEDQTSQDAGMVECGTNSSLSESCVSNCCTDPAAAESSVTLLVLENQDKSCAAAKRPESGRYVSPSEDQGEDSVNAGTAEGSGSFSQPESQDQECPSVAHVERNQNPPEAQNEPLPTPVPVRGANPSAPEDRSERWVGAPGQSPSGKVPVADEEEKERSGLADALWRELHLSAGNKEESAAIRGQSGLEDDCTAELLAEIVGYLTVKDISIEKISIDYSSYGEAQLGEGDFGHVTEIYDFSPSLKTENLLEALADFHESGFKIQWVDDTHALGIFSSPSAASQALGRRYPSLKIRPLIHATKQSKIKALQRPRTGSGSSSWKQPGNDSLSRCRRGLELNASQIAAELSLTNVKYRAGGTSV